One Kitasatospora sp. NBC_01287 DNA window includes the following coding sequences:
- a CDS encoding S1C family serine protease produces MSTEHESGSTGPQGEQLSSGHGEPGGTSAVGDPRAGTEPAASEPTMVLPAADPGVADASAPERPVAPQPTLALTKVPAPEPTPAAPPAEPARTYLDAPPPAAPGYLDAPPPVPSAPAVEPPANPYAAPAAPLAAPPVGGAPITPGLPAAGAPQGEQHHPFGAGTPIGDAWSTPQQGLPGYPEGTEFAGHPQGGVPGYPGGPEFPGEYPGGFAPPPAPRKKGKGSLIALIAAVALVAGVAGGVAGAALKGNGSSGSSALTGNSRSSTTTTSANNQVALNRAPDSVAGIAGTALPSTVTIKAEGSSESGTGTGFIFDTQGHILTNNHVVAPADNGGKLSVKFSDGNTYPASVVGKAKGYDLAVVKLDAQPSEKLTPLPLGDSDQVAVGDVSIAIGAPYDLESTVTSGIISAKNRPVASGDQASTQTSYMNALQTDASINPGNSGGPLLNASGQVIGINSAIQSNSSGSGQAGSIGLGFAIPINQAKRVAQMLITTGTPVYATLGVLRNDDYSGDGAQIMTSPVGGTPAVTPGGPADQAGLKPGDVITKLGGEIIDNGPALVSAIWTHAPGDKVDVDYTRNGTSGHTSVTLGSRSGDQ; encoded by the coding sequence GTGAGCACCGAGCACGAGAGTGGTTCCACCGGTCCGCAGGGGGAGCAGCTCTCCAGCGGGCACGGCGAGCCGGGGGGCACTTCGGCGGTCGGTGACCCCCGGGCGGGCACCGAGCCCGCGGCGAGCGAGCCGACGATGGTCCTGCCCGCGGCGGACCCGGGCGTGGCGGACGCGAGCGCGCCCGAGCGGCCCGTGGCACCGCAGCCGACCCTGGCCCTGACCAAGGTGCCCGCCCCGGAGCCGACCCCGGCCGCGCCGCCCGCCGAGCCCGCCAGGACCTACCTGGACGCGCCGCCGCCGGCCGCGCCCGGCTACCTGGACGCCCCGCCGCCGGTCCCGTCGGCGCCCGCCGTCGAGCCGCCCGCCAACCCGTACGCGGCCCCCGCGGCCCCGCTCGCCGCCCCGCCCGTGGGCGGCGCCCCGATCACCCCCGGCCTGCCGGCCGCCGGGGCCCCGCAGGGCGAGCAGCACCACCCGTTCGGCGCCGGCACCCCGATCGGCGATGCCTGGTCGACCCCGCAGCAGGGCCTGCCCGGCTACCCGGAGGGGACGGAGTTCGCCGGCCACCCGCAGGGCGGCGTCCCCGGTTACCCCGGCGGACCGGAGTTCCCCGGCGAGTACCCGGGCGGCTTCGCCCCGCCGCCCGCGCCGCGCAAGAAGGGCAAGGGCTCGCTGATCGCGCTGATCGCCGCGGTCGCCCTGGTGGCCGGTGTCGCGGGCGGGGTGGCCGGCGCGGCGCTCAAGGGCAACGGCAGCTCCGGCTCGTCCGCCCTGACCGGCAACAGTCGCTCCAGCACCACGACCACCAGCGCCAACAACCAGGTCGCGCTCAACCGGGCACCCGACTCGGTGGCCGGCATCGCGGGCACCGCGTTGCCCAGCACCGTCACCATCAAGGCGGAGGGCAGCTCGGAGTCCGGCACCGGCACCGGCTTCATCTTCGACACCCAGGGCCACATCCTGACCAACAACCACGTGGTCGCCCCGGCGGACAACGGCGGCAAGCTGAGCGTCAAGTTCTCCGACGGCAACACCTACCCCGCCTCGGTGGTCGGCAAGGCCAAGGGCTACGACCTCGCGGTGGTCAAGCTGGACGCGCAGCCGAGCGAGAAGCTCACCCCGCTCCCGCTGGGCGACTCCGACCAGGTCGCGGTCGGCGACGTGTCGATCGCCATCGGCGCGCCGTACGACCTGGAGAGCACCGTCACCTCCGGCATCATCAGCGCCAAGAACCGCCCGGTCGCCTCCGGTGACCAGGCCAGCACCCAGACCTCGTACATGAACGCGCTGCAGACCGACGCCTCGATCAACCCGGGCAACTCCGGCGGCCCGCTGCTCAACGCGAGCGGCCAGGTGATCGGGATCAACTCGGCGATCCAGTCCAACTCCAGCGGCAGCGGCCAGGCCGGCAGCATCGGCCTCGGCTTCGCGATCCCGATCAACCAGGCCAAGCGGGTCGCCCAGATGCTGATCACCACCGGCACCCCGGTCTACGCGACCCTCGGCGTGCTGCGCAACGACGACTACAGCGGGGACGGCGCGCAGATCATGACCTCCCCGGTCGGCGGCACCCCGGCCGTCACCCCCGGCGGCCCTGCCGACCAGGCCGGCCTGAAGCCGGGCGACGTGATCACCAAGCTCGGCGGCGAGATCATCGACAACGGTCCCGCCCTGGTCAGCGCCATCTGGACGCACGCCCCCGGCGACAAGGTGGACGTCGACTACACCCGCAACGGCACCTCCGGCCACACCAGCGTCACCCTGGGCAGCCGCTCCGGCGACCAGTAA
- a CDS encoding FAD-binding oxidoreductase yields MSELMERLLAGLPAAAVVVDPAVTAAYRHDMAGFCEAGEPAVLVFPTTVEEVRHVLRTASELRVPVVPQGARTGLSGGANAVAGCVLLSLVKMDRILELDPVNRIAVVEPGVVNAQLSRAAEARGLAYPPDPSSWESCTIGGNIGTGAGGLCCVKYGVTGEYVLGLDVVLADGRLLRTGRRTAKGVAGYDLTRLFVGSEGTLGVVVGAVLALRPAPAPQLALAAEFASATAACAAVNAVIEAGFTPSLMELMDSVVVKAVNRFGRMGLPESTEALLLVAFDGPERLQELAAVAELCRAAGATEVVPADDQAESELLLQARRLALTAMDTLGTTMVDDVAVPRSRMAEMLNGVAEIGERCGLTIGVCCHAGDGNTHPIVAFDAKDPDQVARAKDSFDAIMALGLELGGTITGEHGVGLLKREWLARELGPVGWELQKQMKGLFDPLGILNPGKLF; encoded by the coding sequence ATGAGCGAGCTGATGGAGCGTCTGCTGGCGGGGCTGCCCGCGGCGGCGGTGGTCGTCGATCCGGCGGTGACCGCCGCCTACCGGCACGACATGGCGGGGTTCTGCGAGGCCGGTGAGCCGGCCGTGCTCGTCTTCCCGACCACGGTCGAGGAGGTGCGGCACGTGCTGCGCACCGCGAGCGAACTGCGGGTGCCGGTGGTGCCGCAGGGCGCCAGGACGGGCCTGTCCGGCGGGGCGAACGCGGTGGCCGGCTGTGTCCTGCTCTCGCTGGTGAAGATGGACCGGATCCTGGAGCTGGACCCGGTGAACCGGATCGCCGTGGTGGAGCCCGGGGTGGTCAACGCCCAGCTCTCCCGGGCCGCCGAGGCACGCGGCCTGGCCTATCCGCCGGACCCGTCCAGCTGGGAGTCGTGCACCATCGGCGGCAACATCGGCACCGGCGCGGGCGGCCTGTGCTGCGTCAAGTACGGGGTGACCGGCGAGTACGTGCTCGGCCTCGACGTGGTGCTGGCCGACGGGCGGCTGCTGCGCACCGGGCGGCGCACCGCCAAGGGCGTGGCCGGCTACGACCTGACCCGGCTCTTCGTCGGCTCCGAGGGCACCTTGGGCGTGGTGGTCGGCGCGGTGCTCGCCCTGCGGCCCGCGCCCGCGCCGCAGCTCGCGCTGGCGGCCGAGTTCGCCAGTGCGACGGCGGCCTGCGCGGCGGTCAACGCGGTGATCGAGGCCGGCTTCACCCCCTCGTTGATGGAGCTGATGGACTCGGTGGTCGTCAAGGCGGTCAACCGGTTCGGGCGGATGGGGCTGCCGGAGAGCACCGAGGCGCTGCTGCTGGTGGCCTTCGACGGGCCCGAGCGGCTCCAGGAGCTGGCCGCGGTCGCCGAGCTGTGCCGGGCGGCGGGGGCCACCGAGGTGGTGCCCGCCGATGACCAGGCCGAGTCGGAACTGCTGCTGCAGGCCCGGCGCCTGGCGCTGACCGCGATGGACACCCTGGGCACCACGATGGTGGACGACGTCGCGGTACCGCGCTCGCGGATGGCCGAGATGCTGAACGGCGTGGCCGAGATCGGTGAGCGCTGCGGACTGACCATCGGCGTCTGCTGCCACGCGGGGGACGGCAACACCCACCCGATCGTCGCCTTCGACGCGAAGGACCCGGACCAGGTGGCCCGGGCCAAGGACTCCTTCGACGCGATCATGGCGCTCGGTCTGGAGCTGGGCGGCACGATCACCGGCGAGCACGGGGTGGGGCTGCTCAAGCGGGAGTGGCTGGCCCGGGAGCTGGGGCCGGTCGGCTGGGAGCTGCAAAAGCAGATGAAAGGATTGTTCGACCCGCTGGGAATCCTCAATCCGGGCAAGCTGTTCTGA
- a CDS encoding DUF1906 domain-containing protein has protein sequence MVRYLRPAALSAAALVLLLATDGSAVRGLPLAYAETANRTLAARHAVPVAVSVAAPPGAASPDPAAPAAPGAPADPAAPAAPAAPAAPPAPPTVLPDPGAAALAAGPRTVFAGGAFDACSAPPLEAMRAWRGTSPYGAVGIYISGRQRACGQSRLTADWVRQVRALGWRLIPTHVGLQAPCSKASNKPQRIDPAHAVEQGRQEAAEAVLGAERLGIGVGSPVYLDMEAYQPGDADCARAVIDFTLGWTQGLHGAGYFSGFYSSLESGVGDLAAAARAGAAPLPDSVWYARWDGRAALDGGGVLADDQWSGHRRAHQLVGNVAESYGGVQLVIDRDQLDTLVAR, from the coding sequence ATGGTCCGCTATCTGCGTCCGGCGGCGCTCTCGGCCGCCGCCCTGGTTCTGCTGCTGGCCACCGACGGGAGCGCGGTGCGGGGACTGCCGCTCGCGTACGCGGAGACGGCCAACCGGACACTTGCGGCCCGGCACGCGGTGCCCGTGGCCGTCTCCGTGGCCGCGCCGCCCGGTGCCGCCTCACCTGATCCGGCAGCACCGGCAGCACCGGGAGCACCGGCTGATCCCGCCGCGCCCGCCGCGCCTGCTGCCCCCGCCGCGCCACCCGCGCCCCCCACGGTGCTGCCCGACCCCGGGGCGGCCGCGCTGGCCGCCGGTCCGCGCACCGTCTTCGCCGGCGGCGCCTTCGACGCCTGCAGCGCCCCGCCCCTGGAGGCCATGCGCGCCTGGCGCGGGACCTCCCCGTACGGTGCGGTCGGCATCTACATCAGCGGCCGCCAACGCGCCTGCGGCCAGAGCCGGTTGACCGCGGACTGGGTGCGCCAGGTCCGGGCGCTCGGCTGGCGGCTGATCCCCACCCACGTCGGGTTGCAGGCGCCGTGCAGCAAGGCGTCCAACAAGCCGCAGCGGATCGACCCGGCGCACGCCGTGGAGCAGGGGCGCCAGGAGGCGGCCGAGGCGGTGCTGGGCGCCGAGCGGCTGGGCATCGGCGTGGGCAGTCCGGTCTACCTGGACATGGAGGCCTACCAGCCCGGGGATGCCGACTGCGCCCGGGCGGTGATCGACTTCACCCTCGGCTGGACCCAGGGCCTGCACGGCGCGGGCTACTTTTCGGGTTTCTACTCCAGCCTCGAATCCGGGGTCGGCGATCTGGCCGCCGCGGCCCGGGCCGGCGCCGCCCCGCTGCCGGACTCCGTCTGGTACGCCCGCTGGGACGGCCGGGCCGCCCTGGACGGCGGCGGCGTGCTGGCCGACGACCAGTGGAGCGGCCACCGTCGGGCCCACCAGCTGGTCGGCAACGTGGCGGAGTCCTATGGAGGTGTCCAACTGGTCATCGATCGAGACCAGTTGGACACACTCGTGGCCCGCTGA
- a CDS encoding nuclear transport factor 2 family protein — MSNELTPKDVVVRYVNAVAEGDLAVITDSFAEDATWTYPGDVPLTRVWSGRDAIINDFLGSGGVLFAPGGTPKVTLTNVIADGAQVVAEWRSEGVAKAGAIYDNLCLGVFTVRDGRIASVREYTDTQHVAKVLFPEA, encoded by the coding sequence ATGTCGAACGAGCTCACCCCCAAGGACGTCGTGGTCCGCTACGTCAACGCCGTCGCCGAGGGCGACCTGGCGGTCATCACGGACAGCTTCGCCGAGGACGCCACCTGGACCTACCCGGGCGACGTCCCGCTGACCCGGGTCTGGAGCGGCCGCGACGCGATCATCAACGACTTCCTGGGCAGCGGCGGCGTGCTCTTCGCCCCGGGCGGGACCCCCAAGGTGACGCTGACCAACGTCATCGCCGACGGCGCCCAGGTGGTCGCCGAGTGGCGCTCGGAGGGTGTCGCCAAGGCCGGCGCGATCTACGACAACCTGTGCCTGGGCGTCTTCACGGTGCGCGACGGCCGGATCGCCTCGGTGCGCGAGTACACCGACACGCAGCACGTGGCGAAGGTGCTCTTCCCCGAGGCGTGA
- a CDS encoding zinc-binding dehydrogenase, whose product MKAFIPTDSPRTTGPAVRLAEVAEPVQQSDQALIKVEAYSVNRGETFVLERPPVGWRPGKDVAGLVVQAAPDGSGPAVGCRVVAHPPALGWAEYVAVPTTALAPIPDHLTAATAAALPLAGLTALRLLRAAARHTGHLAGRRILLTGASGGVGHYVTELAAAAGARLTAVSASAERGARLLELGADQVVPTVAAAEGPFDLVLESTGGANLPLALDRLAPRGLLLWFGQASRQPVTLDFFSILNGPVSATIQQFSYADVDGPDGPDLATLVRLTADGQLHPELGTVRDWTRTAEVLDELRERRIRGNAVLTVS is encoded by the coding sequence ATGAAGGCGTTCATCCCCACCGACAGCCCCCGGACGACCGGTCCCGCGGTCCGACTGGCCGAGGTCGCGGAACCGGTGCAGCAGTCCGACCAGGCCCTGATCAAGGTCGAGGCGTACTCGGTGAACCGCGGTGAGACCTTCGTGCTGGAGCGCCCGCCGGTCGGCTGGCGCCCCGGCAAGGACGTGGCCGGACTGGTGGTGCAGGCGGCGCCGGACGGCTCGGGGCCGGCGGTCGGCTGCCGGGTGGTGGCCCACCCGCCGGCGCTGGGCTGGGCCGAGTACGTCGCGGTGCCGACCACCGCGCTGGCCCCGATCCCCGACCACCTGACGGCCGCCACCGCCGCCGCGCTGCCGCTGGCCGGCCTGACCGCGCTGCGCCTGCTGCGCGCCGCCGCCCGGCACACCGGCCACCTCGCGGGGCGACGGATCCTGCTCACCGGGGCCTCCGGCGGGGTCGGTCACTACGTCACCGAGCTGGCCGCCGCGGCCGGGGCACGGCTGACCGCCGTCAGCGCCTCGGCGGAGCGCGGGGCGCGGCTGCTCGAACTGGGTGCCGACCAGGTAGTGCCGACGGTCGCGGCGGCCGAGGGGCCGTTCGACCTGGTGCTGGAGTCCACCGGCGGCGCGAACCTGCCGCTCGCGCTCGACCGGCTGGCGCCGCGCGGGCTGCTGCTCTGGTTCGGGCAGGCCAGCCGTCAGCCGGTGACGCTGGACTTCTTCAGCATCCTCAACGGGCCGGTCAGCGCGACGATCCAGCAGTTCAGCTACGCCGACGTGGACGGACCGGACGGGCCCGACCTGGCCACCCTGGTGCGGCTGACCGCGGACGGGCAGCTGCACCCGGAGCTCGGCACCGTCCGCGACTGGACGCGGACCGCCGAGGTGCTGGACGAGCTGCGCGAGCGCCGGATCCGGGGCAACGCCGTGCTGACCGTCAGCTGA
- a CDS encoding LysR family transcriptional regulator, with product MAGVDLDLAQVRAFLAVTEHRHFRHAAEELSITQQALSKRVARLEEALGERLLERDGRGVTLTAAGERLLAPARALLAAGAVAVEAVRGTVRPLRLDVWGHLFAPLRTVGQVVHAELPLRVEIGHGRDLPAVVGALLREEVDAGFGRYHALGDRRDEALAHRLVRLEPVDAVLGPGHRLAAAEALRPTELRGGRLLLPAALERLDFLQRLAERFEWGEAVVPEANLGAEHFLTQLREEPDAFTVLPADLPLPEGAAAAGLRSVPLVEPTPLYAWSLVWPRRTGHPGVPALLRGFAEAGRRNRWLEYHPERDWLPESERAELSGRS from the coding sequence ATGGCGGGCGTGGACCTCGACCTCGCCCAGGTGCGCGCCTTCCTCGCGGTCACCGAGCACCGCCACTTCCGGCACGCCGCCGAGGAGTTGTCGATCACGCAGCAGGCGCTCTCCAAGCGGGTCGCGCGGCTGGAGGAGGCGCTGGGCGAGCGGCTGCTGGAGCGCGACGGGCGCGGCGTGACGCTGACCGCGGCCGGCGAGCGCCTCCTCGCCCCGGCCCGGGCGCTGCTGGCGGCCGGCGCGGTGGCGGTGGAGGCCGTCCGCGGGACGGTGCGGCCGCTGCGGCTGGACGTCTGGGGGCACTTGTTCGCGCCGCTGCGGACGGTGGGTCAGGTGGTGCACGCGGAGCTGCCGTTGAGGGTCGAGATCGGGCACGGGCGCGACCTGCCGGCCGTGGTCGGCGCGCTGCTGCGAGAGGAGGTCGACGCGGGGTTCGGCCGCTACCACGCGCTGGGGGACCGGCGGGACGAGGCGCTGGCGCACCGCCTGGTCCGGCTCGAACCGGTGGACGCGGTGCTCGGTCCGGGCCACCGGCTGGCGGCGGCCGAGGCGCTGCGGCCCACCGAGCTGCGTGGCGGGCGACTGCTGCTGCCGGCCGCGCTGGAGCGGCTGGACTTCCTGCAGCGCCTCGCCGAGCGGTTCGAGTGGGGCGAGGCGGTGGTGCCGGAGGCCAACCTCGGGGCCGAGCACTTCCTGACCCAGCTGCGCGAGGAGCCGGACGCGTTCACCGTGCTCCCGGCCGACCTGCCGCTGCCCGAGGGTGCGGCGGCCGCGGGTCTGCGCTCGGTGCCGCTGGTCGAGCCGACCCCGCTCTACGCCTGGTCGCTGGTCTGGCCCCGCCGCACCGGCCACCCGGGCGTCCCCGCCCTGCTGCGCGGCTTCGCCGAGGCCGGTCGGCGCAACCGCTGGCTGGAGTACCACCCGGAGCGTGACTGGCTCCCCGAGTCCGAGCGCGCGGAGCTGAGCGGGCGGAGCTGA
- a CDS encoding TetR/AcrR family transcriptional regulator has translation MSSPRAALIADTAIALIAERGLRGLTHRAVDETADLPPGTTSNHARTRAALLATALDRIAELEAATLLTAESTAGSGAVAGPGTVDGPGTADGRVGGSSPRELLAELLALGVHQALTVGRPLTLARFELALEATRRPELRATYDRLGARFTTQLAQLLAFAGSPDPHRHALSLVRWCEGVLFHAVAGAGQARTPEPAELRAEAGRYLDALLRAPTA, from the coding sequence ATGAGTTCGCCGCGCGCCGCCCTGATCGCCGACACCGCCATCGCCCTGATCGCCGAGCGGGGCCTGCGCGGCCTGACCCACCGGGCCGTCGACGAGACCGCCGACCTGCCGCCCGGCACCACCTCCAACCACGCCCGCACCCGGGCCGCGCTCCTCGCGACCGCGCTGGACCGAATCGCCGAACTGGAGGCGGCCACACTGCTGACGGCCGAGAGCACGGCCGGATCCGGGGCGGTGGCCGGGCCCGGGACGGTGGACGGGCCCGGGACGGCGGACGGGAGGGTCGGCGGCTCCTCGCCCCGGGAGCTGCTGGCCGAACTGCTCGCCCTCGGCGTGCACCAGGCGCTCACCGTGGGCCGGCCCCTCACCCTGGCCCGCTTCGAGCTCGCGCTGGAGGCCACCCGCCGCCCGGAGCTGCGCGCCACCTACGACCGCCTGGGTGCGCGCTTCACCACCCAACTCGCCCAGTTGCTGGCCTTCGCCGGCTCGCCCGACCCGCACCGCCACGCGCTGAGCCTGGTCCGCTGGTGCGAGGGCGTGCTGTTCCACGCGGTGGCCGGCGCCGGGCAGGCCCGCACCCCCGAGCCGGCCGAGCTTCGGGCGGAGGCGGGCCGGTACCTGGACGCGCTGTTGAGGGCGCCGACGGCGTAG
- a CDS encoding FAD-dependent monooxygenase, which yields MKQPEKHATVIGAGIGGLTAALALHRRGWRVTVHERAGSLDPIGSGLSIAPNALRALDLLGVGDAIRARAAAQGEAALRRPSGRRLARTSTEGFARAYGDPIVVLHRADVVAALADRLPPGVIRTGSEARLTDPGDPADPDRPALLRLTPVGGPPPGTGDHRPTREPRPTRDPRPTGEGEQRADLVVAADGLRSPSRALLFPDHPGPRYAGCTTWRTVVSRPAGLSIPIGETWGRGALVGAVPLAEDRVYLYAAAWTPPGGRAADGDERAELLRRFGGWFAPLPALLSAADPARVLRHDVWELVDPLPAFHLGRTALLGDAAHAMTPFQGQGACQAIEDAVVLAQHAGADHADHADHADHADHADGDAGLAAYSAARLPRTTQVAARSRQVSRLVALRAPLAVAARDTVLALAGRLPERAVVRGAAPMLDWHPPTSAVPSLAGARPVPTTGR from the coding sequence ATGAAGCAGCCTGAGAAGCACGCCACCGTCATCGGCGCCGGAATCGGCGGCCTCACCGCCGCGCTGGCCCTGCACCGGCGCGGTTGGCGGGTCACCGTGCACGAGCGGGCCGGCTCGCTCGACCCGATCGGCTCCGGCCTGAGCATCGCGCCCAACGCGCTGCGCGCCCTGGACCTGCTCGGGGTCGGCGACGCGATCCGGGCCCGCGCGGCCGCCCAGGGCGAGGCGGCGCTGCGGCGCCCGTCCGGGCGGCGGCTGGCCCGCACCAGCACCGAGGGCTTCGCCCGTGCCTACGGCGACCCGATCGTCGTGCTGCACCGCGCGGACGTGGTGGCCGCGTTGGCGGACCGCCTCCCGCCGGGCGTGATCCGCACCGGCAGCGAGGCCCGGCTGACGGACCCCGGCGACCCGGCGGACCCGGACCGCCCCGCCCTCCTGCGGCTCACGCCGGTCGGCGGGCCGCCGCCCGGCACCGGCGATCACCGCCCCACCCGCGAGCCCCGCCCCACCCGCGACCCCCGCCCCACCGGCGAGGGCGAGCAGCGGGCCGACCTCGTGGTGGCCGCCGACGGCCTGCGCTCACCCAGCCGCGCGCTGCTCTTCCCCGATCACCCCGGCCCCCGCTACGCCGGCTGCACCACCTGGCGCACCGTGGTGTCCCGCCCGGCGGGCCTGTCGATCCCGATCGGCGAGACGTGGGGCCGTGGCGCGCTGGTCGGCGCCGTCCCGCTCGCCGAGGACCGGGTCTACCTGTACGCCGCCGCCTGGACCCCGCCCGGAGGCCGGGCCGCCGACGGTGACGAGCGCGCGGAGCTGCTGCGCCGCTTCGGCGGCTGGTTCGCCCCGCTGCCCGCCCTGCTGTCCGCCGCCGACCCGGCCCGGGTGCTGCGCCACGACGTCTGGGAACTGGTCGACCCGCTGCCCGCCTTCCACCTCGGCCGCACCGCGCTGCTCGGCGACGCGGCCCACGCGATGACGCCGTTCCAGGGTCAGGGTGCCTGCCAGGCGATCGAGGACGCCGTGGTGCTGGCGCAGCATGCCGGCGCCGACCACGCCGACCACGCCGACCACGCCGACCACGCCGACCACGCCGACGGCGACGCCGGCCTGGCCGCCTACTCAGCCGCCCGGCTGCCCCGCACCACCCAGGTCGCCGCCCGCTCCCGCCAGGTGTCCCGGCTGGTCGCGCTGCGCGCCCCGCTCGCCGTCGCCGCCCGCGACACCGTGCTCGCGCTGGCCGGCCGACTGCCCGAGCGCGCCGTGGTCCGGGGCGCCGCGCCGATGCTCGACTGGCACCCGCCGACCTCCGCCGTGCCGAGCCTGGCGGGGGCGCGGCCCGTGCCGACCACCGGTCGTTGA
- a CDS encoding long-chain fatty acid--CoA ligase, whose amino-acid sequence MFSTMQDVPLTVARILGHGATIHGRATVTTWTEQGPEVRTFAEVGARAAQLAHALRDELGATPDTVIGTLMWNNADHLEAYLAVPSMGSVLHTLNLRLPAAQLAFIIDHAADHAIIVSGSVLPLLAGVLPHLAPTLQHIVVSGQGDRTLLAGFAGTVHDYDELIAGRPTDYPWQEELDERSPAMICYTSGTTGDPKGVVYSHRSVYLHCLQVNSAATFGLAPQDIALPVVPMFHVGAWGIPHAAFMSGASLLMPDRFLQPQPLAAMIERVRPTVSAAVPTIWNGLLDELDHPTDRQEPYDTSSLRQVVIGGSACPPALMRGFEERHGIRVVHAWGMTETSPLGTFGLPPAGLPADEEWAYRVTQGVFPASVQARLIGPGGERVPHDGVSAGELEVRGPWIAGAYYGGAGREPERPEDKFSEDGWLRTGDVGTITADGFLTLTDRAKDVIKSGGEWISSVELENHLMAHPEVAEAAVVAVPDEKWGERPLATVVLRPGATVDLRGLRGFLAGRIASWQLPERWVLVPSVPKTSVGKFDKKVIRASYAAEELDVTVLGKD is encoded by the coding sequence GTGTTCAGCACCATGCAGGACGTACCGCTCACCGTCGCCCGGATCCTGGGGCACGGTGCGACCATCCACGGCCGGGCGACCGTGACCACCTGGACCGAGCAGGGCCCCGAGGTGCGCACCTTCGCCGAGGTCGGCGCCCGCGCCGCCCAGCTCGCCCACGCGCTCCGCGACGAGCTGGGCGCCACGCCCGACACCGTGATCGGGACCCTGATGTGGAACAACGCCGACCACTTGGAGGCGTACCTCGCGGTGCCCTCGATGGGCTCGGTGCTGCACACCCTCAACCTGCGGCTGCCTGCCGCGCAGTTGGCGTTCATCATCGACCACGCGGCCGACCACGCGATCATCGTCAGCGGCAGCGTGCTCCCGCTGCTCGCCGGGGTGCTGCCCCACCTCGCGCCGACCCTCCAGCACATCGTGGTCAGCGGGCAGGGCGACCGGACGCTGCTGGCAGGGTTCGCGGGCACCGTGCACGACTACGACGAGCTGATCGCCGGTCGCCCCACCGACTACCCGTGGCAGGAGGAGCTGGACGAGCGCAGCCCGGCGATGATCTGCTACACCTCCGGCACCACCGGCGACCCCAAGGGCGTGGTCTACAGCCACCGCTCGGTCTACCTGCACTGCCTGCAGGTCAATTCGGCCGCCACCTTCGGTCTCGCCCCGCAGGACATCGCGCTGCCGGTGGTCCCGATGTTCCACGTCGGCGCCTGGGGCATCCCGCACGCCGCGTTCATGTCCGGGGCGAGCCTGCTGATGCCCGACCGCTTCCTGCAGCCGCAGCCGCTGGCCGCCATGATCGAACGGGTCCGGCCCACCGTCAGCGCGGCGGTGCCGACCATCTGGAACGGCCTGCTGGACGAGCTCGACCACCCGACGGACCGTCAGGAACCCTATGACACCTCCTCGTTGCGTCAGGTGGTGATCGGCGGCTCGGCCTGCCCGCCGGCGCTGATGCGGGGCTTCGAGGAGCGCCACGGCATCCGGGTGGTGCACGCCTGGGGCATGACCGAGACCTCGCCGCTGGGCACCTTCGGCCTGCCCCCGGCCGGCCTGCCCGCCGACGAGGAGTGGGCCTACCGGGTCACCCAGGGCGTCTTCCCGGCCTCCGTGCAGGCCCGGCTGATCGGCCCCGGCGGCGAGCGGGTGCCGCACGACGGCGTGTCGGCCGGTGAGCTGGAGGTGCGCGGCCCGTGGATCGCCGGCGCCTACTACGGCGGGGCCGGCCGCGAACCGGAGCGCCCCGAGGACAAGTTCTCCGAGGACGGTTGGCTGCGCACCGGTGACGTGGGCACCATCACCGCCGACGGCTTCCTCACCCTCACCGACCGGGCCAAGGACGTGATCAAGTCCGGCGGTGAGTGGATCTCCTCGGTCGAGTTGGAGAACCACCTGATGGCCCACCCTGAGGTGGCCGAGGCGGCCGTGGTCGCGGTCCCCGACGAGAAGTGGGGCGAGCGGCCGCTGGCCACCGTGGTGCTGCGGCCCGGCGCCACCGTCGACCTGCGCGGCCTGCGGGGCTTCCTGGCCGGGCGGATCGCCTCCTGGCAGCTGCCGGAGCGCTGGGTGCTGGTGCCCTCGGTGCCCAAGACCTCGGTCGGCAAGTTCGACAAGAAGGTGATCCGCGCCTCCTACGCCGCCGAGGAGCTGGACGTCACGGTGCTCGGCAAGGACTGA